TACAGATATGGCTACAACGGATGCCACACCAGGGAATCTTCCTGTGTTTGATGGGCAAGGATATGATGATTGCTGCGTGAAGATAGAGGCTATCTCTGGCTTCCAAGAAGTTAATGATATTGTGAATATTGGCTTCCAAGAACCTCCCAAGAAAGCTCTGGAGGATCAGCAACAGACTTATAAGGCGAACAAAAAGTTGGATTGCAAAGCAAATATGGGATATGTTGCAACAGACGTATATGGATGCTTGCAAACCTAAGAAGGTACATTTGCAATCCAGGCGGAAACAATTTGAACTCTTCTCTATGACTGATTAAAAATTGATTGCTGAGTATTTTAACAAGATTCAAACCATTTTTAATGGTATGCGTGCATGTGATGAGACTGTGGAAGATATCAAAATTATTGAGAAGGTGCTTCATACCTAACCAAGATTTGGCCATATCATTGTGCCCATAGAAGAATCGAAGGACTTGGAGGCAATGTCTTTTGGGGAGTTACAGAACTCTCTTGAAGCTAATGAGCAGAGAGTGGTTGACAGAAAGAATAGTGAAAGAGCAGTAGAGCAAGCTCTACAGGCCAAAACTGGTCAGAGTAGCAAGGGGCGTGGTGGCTGGAATATGAGAGGCAGAGAGAGATTCAGAGGCAGAAGAAATGGAGACAAAAACAGTGATTTTGTTTCTCAGGAACACTCCTCTAATAGTGGCTGTGATAGGAAAGAAGGCACTTAATATAGAGGGTGAGGAAGAGATGGCAAGAAGAAAGTGGATTAGAGGAGAAAATTCGGTGCTACAATTGTAATAAATGGGGTCACTATTCGTATGAGTGTTGGCAAGATAGTGGAAAcagaaagggaaagaagaatgaTGAAGCAAATCTGGTGCGAGAGAAGATGGGTCTGATTCAGACCAAGTCTTGTTGATGGCAACCACAGCCACCAACGAAGACTGCACATCCTGGTATTTAGATACAGGATGCTCAAACCTCATGACTAGGAATAGGAACTGGCTGGTTGATCTCAATCCGTGCGTAAAGAATAATGTGAAATTTGCAGATAATGGCATAATTGTGGCTGGAAGCATAGACAAGGTGCTGATCAAACGAAAAGATGGAAAATCAACCTTCATGAATGATGTGTTGTATGTTCCCACCATGAGAAAAATGTACTCAGCTTGGGACAATTGTTGGAAAAGGGCTACACAATGAACATGCGGTGGAATCATATCGAAATCTTTGATTCCAAGAACAGATTATTGATCAAGGCACCACTGTCAACCAATAGAACTTTTAAGTTGAATTTGGAAGCCACTGAAATTCAGTGTTTATCAGCCACCACTTTTGAGGAGCAGAATTGGTTGTGGCATTATAGATGTcacattttaaactttaaaagttGAAATCAGCTGAGTAGCAAACAAATGGTGTGTGGTATGCCACCAATTTGTCCACCTTTGAAGACTTGTGAAGGGTGTGTTGTAGGGAAACAACCAAGGAAGGTCTTCAAAGTCACTGCACCTCATAGATCGAAGCAACCACTTGGAGTGGTCTATTTGGATGTGTATTGGTCAATTGACACAACAACTCTTGGAGGTAAACagatattttgtttcctttgtaGATGAACTTACAAGGAAAATCTGGATATACTTGATAAAGGAGAAAAGTGAAGTGTTTATTGACTGGATATAAGCTTTGGAGTAGGCATTATAAGCAGGTTCATGCACAAGCCGTGAGCCCCTCACATGGCTGCTGCAAAATACATTCTGAGATACCAAAAGGGTACAGTTGGTTATGGTCCATTGTTTCCTAAAGGTATTGATAATAGTGCAGCTACTTTGGAGGCCTTCTCTGATTTGGACTGGAGTGGTGGCAAGGTAGAGAGGAAGAGCACGTATGACTCTGGTGGGGGTGTGTATGCtactattttttatcttaagcccaacaaagacaacaatatGAGGCGTAGGAGGGGTTACTTAATGGTTAGGGGATTCATAGGGAGTCTCAAAGAAGTAATGTGTTTTACTTTTTTCCTGTTaccaaatgaaacaaaattgatcgtataatgtttaatttcattattctaTGTTAATTTGTAGTATCATCACTGTTTTCGATTTCGACCGCTCCCTTCTCAAATAATTACACAAAAAGCTACTTAATTATGAAATGTCCAAATAGTAggaatacttttttatttgattgatttattattaaattaaatattcgAACGTTGCCTATATGGGTTGTGCAAAATATGATCCGTCGAATACACAAACAAGCATGGGCTCAGGATCTGGTTTTGGCATAAATGACCTTTTACTTGGAGGAAACTCTTCTGTTAAAGTGTTTTGTCTTGAACGCACATATGCAAATCCTGTTCAATTAGTAATAAACAAAGAAGTGCCAGTTAAAGGCACACACAGAAAGGTCATTTGATGATAGCTTCTTCAAGAGGCAGAAAACCACGATAGAAACAGGTAATAAAAACGCTGGTAACGAAATGGTGGCAAGAAAATTCCGCTACATCTTAAATCTTCTGAAAAAACGACCTCTGCAATGACAAAGCGAACTTCAATCTCAATAAAAGGTAATCTGACTCCGCAATTTTGGAAAGCAAGTGCACAGACTTGGTTCAGTTCGGTTTTGGTTATGTTAAGCATACTgtataacaatttaatattatcaataatatttatattttatattgtgcGAGGAGCCAATTTGTGCAGGGCACTAGCGGCTGCTAGAATTGTAAGGACGGGCCAATTTTAAGCAACAAAAGATTGAAACGTGTTTAAATAACTCAAACGTAAGAGACATGTATCCACTTTGCAGTCAAATTTCAAAACACAACGTTAAATTTAGTACAGATGGAAAATTTTCTAGGCCCTCTACTCTAACTAAAGAAATACCACAACATAGATTCAAATCCAATGAGGTATAATGTaataactaactaactaactagATAGACTATAAACTAACTCAACCACGTGAACCCTTTGTCCCTCTGACGGCAGATGATCTATGTTGAAGGTTAGCAAACCAGATTGGGGATCGTGATTGAAATCAACCTCGTTGTTTTGCAGCAGACACCTAGTTGGTCTTGCCGACGAATAAGCCCCGAACTTCCCACACCCTTTCATCTCCACACGAACCAACGACTGGTTATCCCCCACTTCATACACCAGCCCTTCAACGGCACCACCACCATTGAACATGTTCAAAAGTCCAATAGGGGAAAAGCTGTAACCAGGACCCAAAACCTTCACAGGCGCAACAGCAAACACCTCGTGTTCCAACACCTTAAGGGACACCGGCAGAGCCACATTGCGTGGAAGCACCGTGAGCTGCCCAGATTGGTGACCGTACAACGCGCAATCACCGTTCCAATCGCCATCACCGGCAGCCTCCGCAATCAGATGCACATCACCACCTCTCACAAACCCAGTGATGGCAGCAGAAACCGTGTCATGAAACGCATTCTTCCTCTCAGCGGCACTCCACGCAGCCCCTTGGCAGTTATAAACTCCCAACACCCCTCCGAACTTGTTCATGTTCCATATTTTCAGTAAACTAACTCCGTCACGGGCCGGGTCACTGAACAAGCAGTCTTTAGTGGGCCTCCCGGGAAGACGGGCCCGAAGCACCGACCCATCTGGCAGAACCATCTTCTTAAGCAGATCAAAATCATGCTTCCCCGGCGCGTCGCTCACATAGAGCGGCCCACCGCTGATGGCCCTAGCGGAGGCGTGGTACTCCGCGGCAGGATGAAGCGAATGAAACATATCCCAATCGGGTAACATGATCTCCCCGAGGAAGACGCTATTGTACGCCACTGACGCAATGTGGATAGTGTGTGAGACCGGATCACGCGGGTAGAAATCATCCGAAGCCCTCACCACCGCCGTCTGTTTGGAGCAGTAGAGCGCGTCCGTATTGTGGCTCATGCAGGCGATACACCCGTTGTCAGGGAAGTTTCTAGAAATAGAAGCGTCCAGTGCCTGATGGTACTGTCTGGTAAGTTCCACTCTTCCCCCAAGACCCGCACCCAGAGTCTCCAAAATGCACTGCACATCCACCTTAACGCCGTCTACACCCGCAGACGCCAGATAACTGTGCAACTCGTCGTAAAACGTGAATACCTTCTTAGGGTTCATAAGTCCCAAACCCTGAACCGCGAGCACGTCGCTTTTCCACGTCGGCTCGTTCTCCTTCACTCCGCTCGACACATTCGGGTACTTCATCACCGAACCGTACTCCTCCATCTCCTTCACCCCTGGACGAACCCCGCCCCAGTAACCCGTGATTGCGTGCCACACATACACGTGCTTCACCTCCAGCTTCTTCTTCGCTATGTCCACGATGTTCTTAATCCCTAATCCCGGTTCCTCCTCCTTCTGAAATTTCGCGTTCTCTTTTATCCCCGTCAGCCTCTGCAACGAGCTCGAGTTTTCTTTCACCTTGTCGTCGTCGTCGTCGCCGCCGACGGACTGCCAACCGTCGTCGATGATGACGAACTTCGGCGGCGTGCCACCGCTTCGGAGAGATTGGATTCCGGTCTCCACTCCTTCCTGAGTAACTTGCTGGTAGAACGCGTCCCAGGTGCACCAGCCGAAGCAGTCCACGATGCCGGGAAGCTTCTTCTCGTGGCGGAGGCGGAAGGTGTTGAGGTGGTTCCTGACGGCACGGAAAGCATGATGAATGGTGGCGAATGGATCGGTGCCGGCACTAATGAAGATTGCATGGCTAAACGACGACGCTTTGGTGTCTGCATCACCACTCTCGAGGCATAGTTGAAGGTGATCGTTGGAATTCCCCTGTAGACACGCTCTGAAGGAGCCTTCTACAAGAGGGAGAAAAACTGTGTACACGATCTGATTCTGGCTGTTGGTATCGCTTTCCGATTCGAGGTGGGACCCGTCTTTGGTTTCTACCAATAGAAACTGAGTCTCCAAAGGAATTTCGGCCCCTCTGTCCCCCATTTTCTGCGCCATCCACCACAGCTTGAACCGGAAGCAAGCCATGAACCTCACATCCCTCAAGGTTCCCAACGAAACCACGTGTCTGCTATCTTCCTTCTCCATATCCACTCCCAGAAACATTCCTTCTACCGTGGATGTCTCCACCACGTTCTCCTGTATTCCTGTCAGAATCGTTCGCTCCTTCACCACCAGCTTCCCCTCCGAAACGCGAACAACAGGTTTTATCGTCATCTCTTCAGCTCCCTCTACGCTCCTCTGCAATTAAATCAAACCAATTATTCATCTGCCCAATGGAACTAAAATGAAATTTCGAATTTAGGGGTTTTATTAATCTATACCTTGAATGACACCACTGGAAACACTCGATTAAAAAAATGTCTGCGAATTCGAAAACATGGAGATGGAAACCATTGCCGTTAGCAACATAAAAAAACGACTGGATaaataaaatggaagaaaaaagacAAGATTAAGATGATGAGGGATCTATACCAGAAGTTGGGAGTTGCTTCTTATTTGGCGATCTTAGATGAATACCTGAAAGAATAGTGATTGGATGAGTTGAAAGAGATCGGGATTTGGTATTTATAGGAAAGGATGTAGTGTGACATAGATTGGAAACCATTGTTAACATCTTCCTTATCACTCTCGTCAAACAAACGAACATCATCCTCTCTTTACATATTGTTAACTgtcttaaataatataatatctcttcgaaaaaaaaaacaaaaacaaaaatatctgtGGCTGGCTGGTCCAACTTGCGCTTTTTTGACATTGGATGGGGTCGCCACGTTGGATCCACGCCCACACAATTCCACttaataattaagaaagaaataaaacgAAGTAAAACTAGAAAACGTGATACGACACCAATGTTTCTTATGTTGCACACCTGTACGATTTTCGTTgggtaaaattaaaatttgcaaaagaaaatttttggTTGTAAGGGCTATTCATCTCTGTTGCTTACGCCTGCACTTTGCATTGGGAAGCTCAAATACACAACCGCGTTACTTGGCCTGATATGTTAGTGTTTAATGTATGGGTTAAGtataagaatttttataattggtttttaaattttcttgtcTTGTCGTGGTAGTCAAGCTATTAGGTTTAATTTAAGACACTTAGTTTGACGTAAGTTCCGATATACTCCTATTATTGGAAAAAATGATTGTAAGTGACTATTTCCTATTGGCCGAATGTCCATTATTGGGTTATGTCACGAGAGCCCATTGATTGATACGTATTTTGGATTTAGAAAAAGACATTATCATACTTTAGCTAGGTGAATTGGAACTAACGTGATTTTGCAGAACATAATTGCAAATAACTTGGGAATATGGAAATGATCCATCCACTTGGCCAAGTGGCTAGTGGTTGGATACTGGACACGGGCACAAGTTCCAGACTCACTAAACCATTTCAtcgtttttaattatataaaacggGCTTTCGATTttgttatgaatttttttagcTCAATCATTGGAATAAATTATTCATGCATGTTGGATTTTGCCTGGGAGGATAAGATTTTGTGGCTGGTTGATGAGGGTAGGTTTAAGCCATATCAAGATATTATACTTCAAGGATCAATGGATGTCAGAGACAATGTAGAAAATAACTAGATGCAAGGTACttactctttcattttctaATCCACTGTCTTTTTAACATTCCTCTTAAAGAGTTTATGTACTGTTCGCACACAATGTATTTATTTGGTTATTGTTGAAATCTTATATGCTTATTAATAATTTGTCTAGATAACTTAGTATGAGAGTGTTCATTGAGTTGGTTATTCAATGACTTAATCAGATTTAATCCgattttaaattatgttggTATTATTTCTGATTGGATCAAATTGGATTCGGTTCAATTCAAATTACCATACTCTTACATATAGGTTAGATATGTTCACTTGTTTGTCTGTCATTCACCATGGGGTCACCTATATTGAATCTCAACTTTAAcattaaacaaacaaacataacaTTCTTGTGATGGTGCATTTTCTCCATATCAACCTTAACATACTCGtctttattgttattatttaatttattatactatattttattttaatcaattataaaattagcttttaagtttaaattattataaaagttagaagaagaaaaaacacacCTTCCTGCTATTCTTCGCatacaagaaaataaagttGGATGAAgagatttttttcaattattccCTCGTTTTTTCAACATTCATTGCATTTCTCTGCTTGTAAAGTTTTCACAGCTGGAAACAAACATATCATGATAGTGCTTTGGAGTTTGGGTAAATGGTATTTATGCATAACTTTATTACAATCAAATGttgctttaaaattaatttaatttcattaaaatcaaatgtTGCTTTCTTCAACggaaaatgaattatttttgttgtgctCCAAAACTTTCCCTTAAGACCTTATGGATTGATTACCTCTGAAAATGATGGTTGTGGAATTGTGGATGAGCCAAGAGTCGAGAGAGATAATGGTAACTTAGAGCTGGCCATAGCCAAAAGACATGACAAGGGACATTGAATAATCATAAAATGACATCTTCATTTTAGagttattttattgaattttaatttattttttatgaattctaatgttatattattttaaaagaaaattatcatagaaatatttaatataatagtatTTGTTCTTACTTAATTTGgtcaaacaatataaaaagtAGGTGATGCGTGACTGAACTCCAAATCACCGTAAAAAGAAAAGGTCCATTTACAAAAATTTCCACACTcattaataagaaaacatggATGAGTATTTAGGAATAAGAGTCATTATGAAATGCATATTGgttataataattgtatttatagattttataaaCGTGTTGATACACAACatataataatagatataatagTTATTGTCAAATTATTAATGGAAATCACATAAATAgtatattaacaaatatatcTCAAAGTATATTAACAGATaatcaaaatatcatatatggatctttttattagatatttgCGTATTGAACCTATTTtgatagaaatatttaatataacgttattttattcttatgatcaataattttcttgttctaatacaaattttttataacacgtaagtttcaaaattataattcttagaatgaaaatattcttagtttatatgacattaattatactcatttcatgcattttttttttctggtacGTGATGTGATTTACGATTAATAAAAgcattttgttaaattaattttagttgatttaataacttttccttcttcaatCTTAAAAGCCAACTGCTCAATATAGATatgtaaaattaagaaaattggTCCTTCAGTCTGGTGAATAGCCTAACCCCCACATATGTAATTGATTACTTATTACTTACAAGAAGTTATTATATAGTGacattccttattttttttgtgatttaaaATTTGCTAATAAGACAGGTTAAAATAGATTTCAGCTGATAATTCAGGCTCccataaatataatacaatttataagCAGCATTCAAAGCAAGTCAGATAGTTTTTATCAGCATCTGCAATATAGCTTCAGGATCTCTTATTATCTCCTCAATGCTTTCTTGCGAATCATCGTTACCTTGTGTAAAGTCAGCACTAGTGTAAGTTCTAATTCCTGGGCCATGTCCTCCAGTATCCCTCTCCCTTCCTTGCTGTGCACGCCTAACTTCCTTTTGATGCTCAGTCAGTTCTAGCCTCCTCTTTTTACGACTTAAAGGAGGTGTCTCTTGTAGTTTATCCAACACTAGTTCCACCCTCTTAGAAGTGCTGTTATGTTTGGCAGAGACCCTATATCCCTGTGGAGCATCATTGGCTTCCTCGGGAGATTGACATTTCTGAAGACATGGTAGGCTTCTCTTCTGGAGCTTTAATCTTCCATTTCTGGATAGCCTGTCCAGGACACAAAGAAGACTGGAGGggaaatccaaaataatttgCTGACCAAATGTAGAATTCCAAAAGTTGATGGTTGGTTCTGAAATAGAGGGGTATGGGTGATTGAGAGTTTTCTCAAATAGAGGTTCATGTAGTTTGAGAAAAGCGGAACCAAAGTTTATAGGAGGTTGACTTCTTCTTAAGCAGCTTAGAATTTCGGTCCATAGAAGTTGGAGTTGGTTGTTTGCTTTATCATCCTGCGTTCCCATATTTGATAGCCATTCAAGCAGCGGGAAGGAAACAATCTGCATAAAAGTATAAGGAATATTAAGGGTAGGTTGATGAAACCAAAATTATCATGTAATTGTCAATTTGGTAAGCATAATGAAAGTCATCTGCAGCAACTAATTGTTTTTAAGGCATCCACCTTTGTGCAGTTCTTGGATGAAAAGGCAAACAGAATGTTATAAGAGTCTTTATTCTTTAGCCGGTATGATAACTGAGTTGAGCCTTCTATCATGGACTAATTAGTAGTAGTAGTGAAGTAAACCCTCACCCTCTAAGTTgcagcatataaataaatacacgTTTCATAAAAGCTACTTCAACGAACTAAGTATGAATAGAAGGAACAAACCTTTAGAAATTGAAGAATATCTTGCTTCCAGTGAAGGCAACTAATAAAGCATGCCAACGCAGAATATAGCCTGGTATTTATGAAGTAACAGTCAAGTAGAGTTACTAATTAAACAACCACGAATGCATTACAAGAGACAGCTTATATTACTTACCTTGAGGTGCCAACAAATCCAGGCAGTTCAGGCACTGGGTCTCGCACCATTTTTATTCTCAATAAATTCATATACCTGAAATGTGACATAAAAATGATCAGTAGAAACTTAGATGTAAAATTCTTCATTTTGCACTTGCTTGACACATCCATTAACAGCAATTAGAGTAGGTTAGGTAATACGCAAAGGTCGTGTTACAGTCAAAATAATACTTATACATGCTAAGTAAAGCAGCAAAATACAAATAAGCAAGTCAATTACTTGAATAAGTTGTGATCATAATCTCTAAATGCTAATAACTTCACGCAAGAAATAGAATAGACAcctacatataaaattaaaacaaaaagactAGTATATGTCAAAATGCCAGTGACATTGCTTTTACATCCCCAACTCAACACAGGACGATAGAAATATTAGGCTAACAAAAGAGTACATCCATTTGAAGATGCACTGTTTCTACCATTCAACTTTTATCATCAAAAGATATGAAACAGATACCCCacacaataaaaaatagatatggCAATCACGTATTAAACAACTAGAGAGGCTCATCATATCCTTACAAAGCATATTGAAACTTACTTGGTAACAAATTTTAAGCAGTTCGTTATACAGAACAATATTTTCCTATCACGGTCAAATTTACTTTTGTCCAATTCAGAAACTAATTCCAAAGTCTGAATCTGTTCTAGAATGCAAATCAAGAAATTGCCAGATAAATGAAGGAAACCAAGATCCACATCATTGCTTGTTAAATCAAAATCAGCACCGCTCTCAACCATGCCACTATTTTCATCAAGGTAGCTGCTTAACAACAAGCACAGGTCCCCCGAGAAATTGGTGGTTGATGAACATCCAGTGAACAAAGTACAAAGAGATCCATGAAGTGCTTTCCATGTTTGAATAACCAGTTCAAATCTCGGCTTTCTTTCTGGTGATACAGGATATTTGTCCAAAGAGCCACTAGCTGTCACGGTCATTCTTGGAACTTCAGAAAGTGCCAGGATGGGATAAATTAAAAGATGGCATATGGAAGAATATACAGTGCTGTCAGACATGGCTTCCTGTAATGACTTGCAGTTTGGATCAGATACACAGTAGTTTAGACCTTGAGCTAATGCTACCCATATGTTTAAGTAAATTGGTTGAACGTGTCTATACAAGAAACTAATGCTGGTGAGGAGATCTTCCAGGGGATCAtttgaagaaaacataaatttgaaatattcacACATCCTTTGTGATACGTGATCTGTTTGATGGGATTTCATGGTTAACTGAACCATCATGTAGAAGTACAGTGCTGTCAAATAAACCAATGGAGAAACCTTATCCATATGAGAAACACAACCGACACTGAGAAATTTTAGATGTTTATTATGATCAACTGATTGCATGTCTTCAATGTACTTCAGATCTAAAGAAATTCTGTACAGAGGAGATCCCAAGATAGAAGGACCTAACTCCTTTGTGATAGCATCTATGACCTGAACGGAAGTACAATAAACATCATAATTTTCTCCAACATCCGAGCACAAATCTTCACATACTTTCTTGATGAATGTTATTAATGAGGTCAAGCACTGCATAATACCTCCATAATTAGTAGATGGACTTTCAACATGCAGTTTGACTCCTTTCAGAGTATGTATAAATAACTTCAGAGCAGCATCATAAACATGACTTCTATGATCATAAGTGACAGTTGGCAGAGATGCTTGATGGACCACATGAAAAATCGTACTCAGATAAAAGTCCAATTTATCGATATTCCAGGGCATCCATGTAATTTGGTGTTGCTTCCAAGAGCATTTTCCAGACTGAGAATGTCCGTTTTCAGAGTTTCTGTGGCTTACCCGGTCAGTTGACCGGTAGAGGACCTCCCCACTCTTCTGTGAAATACTATCAGTGAGCAGATCGAGGCCCAGGCTCCATAAGCAGATGTTCTTGCTATCAGGTTCATtctgaaatattaatttaagtataggctctaaaactatttttatcattGATGGTTCATTGACAGAGATATCAAGCTTATGTAGCAAATAACACCATGTGTTTAAGCAGGATGAATGAACTGATATATCACATTTACTGGACATGATGCCAATAAGTGGCGTCATTATTAGCTTTATGCTTTTGGAAAAGCCATTTGCTTGATCATCACAATTTTTCCTTCCTGATAGAGAATCCTCCTCTGCTGATGCGTTTTTCTTGGAAACCAATATTGGACCATGAACAAGAGCATCAGTAAGACCTTCCCAAGCAACCTGCACATAAGGCACGTGAAAGAGTTACATAAACAACAATAAGTAAATGATGTTAACACCTAGTAAGTGTTCTGTTCATTGGTAGAGTGAAGGGGGAAGCATAGAGAGGGAGAGAACTGATTTTGTGTGTTTGGTAGAGGGAGAgtagagaaaaaataatttgtggAACCCACTATATTGTTTCTCATTTCATTTATACTCtatcaaactaaatattcaattttatttcttatttattcacTTTTCTCAACTTAATTCTTCTCTACTTTCATTTCCTCTGTTTATTTCCTCAAAACCAAATACAGCATGAACGTCAACCATAATTATTTAAGCCACTTTCTATCATGTCACTTTAAATATTGAACAGGTTTACATCCCAAATAATAGTTCATCTTTACGAATCATGGATGAGATTAAAGCAAACCAGTAGATTATATAATACCAGCGTAGCAATTTGAACTTGAGGGTCAAGATCTGTAAATGTGCGTTCAGGAATTTTTAGCATATCATTAACGAGATGCCTACTCTTTATTAAAGCATGGGATCCAAGCATTCGGACAAACCATCCCCATGCACAAATAGCTTGCGTCTTCATACCATTTTCTAGCAAAACCTTCATCCCACTGAGCAATTTTATCTTCATATCTTTGATAATAACCTAATGGACAAAAAAAGGTAAGTTGACAATAACACTAAAGACAACGAGTTTAAACTTCAAACCACTATGTGAACCTTACAGACCAAGCATGATATGTCACGaacaatacaaatttgatttccaTTTTGCACtaccataaaaataatttatatatatagtaaggTTGGGCactggatttaaaaaaaaaaaaaactaatctaTATCCAATCCAAATCCAAGAAATTTGATTGGGTTGAAATCCAAATCTATTTAATTGGAAAAAAttgattatgatttatttaatataatttaaattagtttaaattcaTATCCATTTACTTTGAATAGAAGTGGCATCAAAACCTGGAAATTTAGTTCATGAATTCAAtttcagttttatttaaattaatttagttatatttactaaataaagaagatatttt
This genomic stretch from Vigna radiata var. radiata cultivar VC1973A chromosome 7, Vradiata_ver6, whole genome shotgun sequence harbors:
- the LOC106765754 gene encoding uncharacterized protein LOC106765754, which codes for MSEEIQEIHSLISSDDKFNKSSGYSSLLQFQQHSCVNASSLQFLAHSAQSIISSIVSDIVDDHDEEIATQALKCLGFMLYHPSIVCVLRVDDANLVLTTLPKLITTTKLKSACNLGVWCLSVQQLGATFLVTHFHYLLRAIVHALDNPMGSLSTTFEATQAVMKLSGQLSEQMKGSSHIWAPPIYRRLLSTDKRERDASERCLLKIRSTVIPPSLDLSKVIIKDMKIKLLSGMKVLLENGMKTQAICAWGWFVRMLGSHALIKSRHLVNDMLKIPERTFTDLDPQVQIATLVAWEGLTDALVHGPILVSKKNASAEEDSLSGRKNCDDQANGFSKSIKLIMTPLIGIMSSKCDISVHSSCLNTWCYLLHKLDISVNEPSMIKIVLEPILKLIFQNEPDSKNICLWSLGLDLLTDSISQKSGEVLYRSTDRVSHRNSENGHSQSGKCSWKQHQITWMPWNIDKLDFYLSTIFHVVHQASLPTVTYDHRSHVYDAALKLFIHTLKGVKLHVESPSTNYGGIMQCLTSLITFIKKVCEDLCSDVGENYDVYCTSVQVIDAITKELGPSILGSPLYRISLDLKYIEDMQSVDHNKHLKFLSVGCVSHMDKVSPLVYLTALYFYMMVQLTMKSHQTDHVSQRMCEYFKFMFSSNDPLEDLLTSISFLYRHVQPIYLNIWVALAQGLNYCVSDPNCKSLQEAMSDSTVYSSICHLLIYPILALSEVPRMTVTASGSLDKYPVSPERKPRFELVIQTWKALHGSLCTLFTGCSSTTNFSGDLCLLLSSYLDENSGMVESGADFDLTSNDVDLGFLHLSGNFLICILEQIQTLELVSELDKSKFDRDRKILFCITNCLKFVTKYMNLLRIKMVRDPVPELPGFVGTSRLYSALACFISCLHWKQDILQFLKIVSFPLLEWLSNMGTQDDKANNQLQLLWTEILSCLRRSQPPINFGSAFLKLHEPLFEKTLNHPYPSISEPTINFWNSTFGQQIILDFPSSLLCVLDRLSRNGRLKLQKRSLPCLQKCQSPEEANDAPQGYRVSAKHNSTSKRVELVLDKLQETPPLSRKKRRLELTEHQKEVRRAQQGRERDTGGHGPGIRTYTSADFTQGNDDSQESIEEIIRDPEAILQMLIKTI
- the LOC106769143 gene encoding probable galactinol--sucrose galactosyltransferase 6 isoform X1, with the protein product MMFVCLTRVIRKMLTMVSNLCHTTSFPINTKSRSLSTHPITILSGIHLRSPNKKQLPTSGFRIRRHFFNRVFPVVSFKRSVEGAEEMTIKPVVRVSEGKLVVKERTILTGIQENVVETSTVEGMFLGVDMEKEDSRHVVSLGTLRDVRFMACFRFKLWWMAQKMGDRGAEIPLETQFLLVETKDGSHLESESDTNSQNQIVYTVFLPLVEGSFRACLQGNSNDHLQLCLESGDADTKASSFSHAIFISAGTDPFATIHHAFRAVRNHLNTFRLRHEKKLPGIVDCFGWCTWDAFYQQVTQEGVETGIQSLRSGGTPPKFVIIDDGWQSVGGDDDDDKVKENSSSLQRLTGIKENAKFQKEEEPGLGIKNIVDIAKKKLEVKHVYVWHAITGYWGGVRPGVKEMEEYGSVMKYPNVSSGVKENEPTWKSDVLAVQGLGLMNPKKVFTFYDELHSYLASAGVDGVKVDVQCILETLGAGLGGRVELTRQYHQALDASISRNFPDNGCIACMSHNTDALYCSKQTAVVRASDDFYPRDPVSHTIHIASVAYNSVFLGEIMLPDWDMFHSLHPAAEYHASARAISGGPLYVSDAPGKHDFDLLKKMVLPDGSVLRARLPGRPTKDCLFSDPARDGVSLLKIWNMNKFGGVLGVYNCQGAAWSAAERKNAFHDTVSAAITGFVRGGDVHLIAEAAGDGDWNGDCALYGHQSGQLTVLPRNVALPVSLKVLEHEVFAVAPVKVLGPGYSFSPIGLLNMFNGGGAVEGLVYEVGDNQSLVRVEMKGCGKFGAYSSARPTRCLLQNNEVDFNHDPQSGLLTFNIDHLPSEGQRVHVVELVYSLSS
- the LOC106769143 gene encoding probable galactinol--sucrose galactosyltransferase 6 isoform X2 — its product is MTIKPVVRVSEGKLVVKERTILTGIQENVVETSTVEGMFLGVDMEKEDSRHVVSLGTLRDVRFMACFRFKLWWMAQKMGDRGAEIPLETQFLLVETKDGSHLESESDTNSQNQIVYTVFLPLVEGSFRACLQGNSNDHLQLCLESGDADTKASSFSHAIFISAGTDPFATIHHAFRAVRNHLNTFRLRHEKKLPGIVDCFGWCTWDAFYQQVTQEGVETGIQSLRSGGTPPKFVIIDDGWQSVGGDDDDDKVKENSSSLQRLTGIKENAKFQKEEEPGLGIKNIVDIAKKKLEVKHVYVWHAITGYWGGVRPGVKEMEEYGSVMKYPNVSSGVKENEPTWKSDVLAVQGLGLMNPKKVFTFYDELHSYLASAGVDGVKVDVQCILETLGAGLGGRVELTRQYHQALDASISRNFPDNGCIACMSHNTDALYCSKQTAVVRASDDFYPRDPVSHTIHIASVAYNSVFLGEIMLPDWDMFHSLHPAAEYHASARAISGGPLYVSDAPGKHDFDLLKKMVLPDGSVLRARLPGRPTKDCLFSDPARDGVSLLKIWNMNKFGGVLGVYNCQGAAWSAAERKNAFHDTVSAAITGFVRGGDVHLIAEAAGDGDWNGDCALYGHQSGQLTVLPRNVALPVSLKVLEHEVFAVAPVKVLGPGYSFSPIGLLNMFNGGGAVEGLVYEVGDNQSLVRVEMKGCGKFGAYSSARPTRCLLQNNEVDFNHDPQSGLLTFNIDHLPSEGQRVHVVELVYSLSS